In one window of Lewinella sp. 4G2 DNA:
- a CDS encoding MATE family efflux transporter, translating to MQLSTSYRDIWKVSLPIIIGSAAQNVVAMTDSVFLYYRSEDDFAAIGFVATFYIIVAAIGFGFSRGGQILIARRAGQKKPSEVGKVFYHTVYFEAALSVVMFLFMTFGVYWLFASLVDSDVIFYKALEYLEMRKWGVFASYLGVACIALYTGIARPVFVVVDTVILAATNIFLDRALIFGLYGFPEMGIAGAGLASTIAEYVALIVFLIYMAFDKKNRIYDIFRLPKYNPIMIREIFSLSVPIVAMSVVGLGSAFVFFGLVENFGERALATTNIVRIAYLILSIPAWGFCTGINTLASYFVGRGERHNVMIVLKKTAWMCFGVTSLMILPLLAFPKLVLYPLLGDGRAYLFDLAYPVFWVLWGILASFSFGSIYFNGLIGAGETKLALRIQSAVAVLYVVLIFIVVRSSWGNLPLAWGMEIVYWLVILVISLRYFRKRQWRRLPEERENEGTLASFVGEKE from the coding sequence GTGCAATTATCCACTTCGTACCGCGATATCTGGAAAGTTTCGCTGCCGATCATCATCGGTAGCGCGGCCCAGAACGTGGTGGCGATGACGGATAGCGTGTTTCTGTACTACCGCAGTGAGGACGACTTCGCGGCCATTGGGTTCGTGGCGACGTTCTACATCATCGTAGCCGCAATTGGCTTTGGCTTTAGCCGGGGTGGGCAAATTCTGATTGCTAGAAGAGCGGGCCAGAAGAAGCCCAGCGAAGTCGGGAAGGTCTTCTATCACACCGTCTACTTTGAGGCCGCGCTCTCCGTAGTGATGTTCCTATTCATGACTTTCGGGGTGTACTGGCTTTTCGCCAGCCTGGTGGATAGCGACGTCATTTTTTATAAGGCACTGGAGTACCTGGAGATGCGCAAGTGGGGCGTCTTCGCCAGCTACCTCGGTGTAGCTTGTATTGCGCTGTATACCGGCATTGCCAGGCCGGTCTTTGTGGTTGTGGATACCGTCATCCTGGCTGCCACCAATATTTTTCTTGATCGAGCGCTGATCTTCGGGCTCTACGGCTTCCCGGAGATGGGCATTGCCGGTGCCGGGCTGGCCAGTACCATTGCGGAGTATGTCGCCCTAATTGTCTTCCTGATCTACATGGCGTTTGACAAGAAGAACCGGATCTACGACATCTTCCGGTTACCCAAGTACAACCCGATCATGATCAGGGAGATCTTCTCTTTGTCCGTCCCGATCGTAGCCATGTCGGTGGTGGGTTTAGGGTCAGCCTTTGTATTCTTTGGCCTGGTCGAGAACTTTGGGGAGCGGGCGCTGGCCACGACCAACATTGTTCGGATTGCTTACCTCATCCTGTCCATTCCGGCTTGGGGTTTCTGTACGGGCATCAATACGCTGGCGAGCTATTTCGTGGGCCGGGGGGAGCGGCACAACGTGATGATCGTCCTCAAGAAAACTGCGTGGATGTGTTTTGGGGTGACGTCCTTGATGATTTTGCCTCTCCTGGCCTTTCCAAAATTGGTGCTCTACCCTTTGTTAGGAGACGGCCGGGCGTACTTGTTCGACCTCGCCTACCCTGTTTTCTGGGTACTCTGGGGTATCCTCGCCAGTTTCAGTTTTGGGAGTATTTACTTCAACGGGCTCATTGGCGCGGGGGAAACGAAACTGGCACTGCGCATTCAGAGCGCCGTAGCGGTGTTGTACGTTGTCCTGATCTTCATCGTCGTCCGTAGCTCCTGGGGTAACCTGCCATTAGCGTGGGGAATGGAGATCGTGTACTGGTTGGTAATTTTGGTTATCTCTTTGCGCTACTTCCGGAAACGGCAATGGCGGCGGCTGCCGGAGGAGCGGGAAAATGAGGGGACGTTGGCTTCGTTTGTGGGAGAGAAGGAGTAG
- a CDS encoding DUF6438 domain-containing protein, with the protein MKCFLLLAAVALLTNFTGCDPANLVETTVKQPDPSLLRLSYGEGICFGECEVFTLDVYSNGLLVRKGERYTDQPGTWQKSISRREVTSFLDSISQINFKAYPRTFPSRLPDMPATTLTWYDGAQNPVTLTWKEETSPELRSVAQKLKEWSALDGYRQRSATLDDGRTATANGEREEIIVHLRPLVDPVAWLTKYGKQDLQLKNRVSPNGNYYVVTANPNKMAAAELLDYLRKDAEVISAQLNQDVQIRQ; encoded by the coding sequence ATGAAATGCTTCCTACTCCTTGCGGCCGTGGCCCTGCTCACCAACTTTACCGGTTGCGACCCCGCTAACCTCGTGGAAACGACCGTCAAACAACCGGACCCCTCCCTACTGCGGCTGAGCTACGGGGAAGGTATTTGCTTCGGAGAGTGCGAAGTGTTTACCCTTGACGTCTACAGCAACGGCCTGCTCGTGCGGAAAGGTGAGCGGTACACGGATCAGCCCGGAACGTGGCAGAAGAGCATTAGCCGAAGGGAGGTAACCTCCTTTTTGGACAGCATCAGCCAGATCAACTTTAAGGCCTACCCACGTACTTTCCCCAGCCGGTTGCCGGATATGCCCGCCACGACCCTAACCTGGTACGATGGTGCTCAGAACCCGGTAACGCTGACCTGGAAGGAAGAGACTTCGCCGGAATTGCGAAGCGTTGCCCAGAAGCTTAAGGAATGGTCGGCTTTGGACGGTTACCGCCAGCGTTCTGCCACCCTGGATGATGGCCGGACGGCTACGGCTAATGGAGAGCGGGAGGAGATCATCGTACACCTGCGCCCCCTCGTCGACCCAGTCGCCTGGCTCACCAAATACGGTAAGCAGGACCTGCAGCTAAAGAACCGCGTCAGCCCGAATGGCAACTACTACGTGGTGACGGCTAACCCCAACAAAATGGCGGCGGCAGAATTACTGGACTACCTGCGTAAGGACGCTGAGGTTATTTCCGCTCAGCTGAATCAGGATGTTCAAATCCGCCAATAG
- a CDS encoding ribonuclease H-like YkuK family protein, whose amino-acid sequence MRWRRFDGRKIELPIVDAVAKTLVREKEAGNKLKVCIGTDSQVRGKTVEFATVIVFLREKKGGFMFIANYKTEQRMSIRERMILEVGRSVEIAYALCNLLDEHGVALEVHADINTDPSFASNAALKEAMGYILGMGFVFKAKPDAFASSACADKVC is encoded by the coding sequence ATGCGGTGGCGCCGATTCGACGGTCGGAAAATTGAACTACCCATCGTAGATGCCGTAGCGAAGACACTTGTCCGAGAAAAGGAAGCGGGAAATAAGCTTAAGGTCTGTATCGGTACCGATTCTCAGGTCCGTGGTAAAACGGTGGAGTTTGCTACCGTCATTGTCTTCCTCCGGGAAAAGAAAGGCGGCTTCATGTTCATCGCCAACTACAAAACGGAGCAACGGATGAGCATCCGGGAACGAATGATATTAGAAGTCGGCCGTTCCGTTGAAATCGCCTACGCGCTTTGTAACCTGTTGGATGAGCACGGTGTAGCTCTCGAAGTTCACGCAGATATCAATACGGACCCCAGTTTCGCCTCCAACGCCGCCCTCAAAGAAGCCATGGGCTACATCTTGGGTATGGGCTTCGTCTTTAAGGCTAAGCCGGATGCTTTTGCGAGTTCTGCTTGTGCGGATAAGGTTTGTTAG
- a CDS encoding endonuclease/exonuclease/phosphatase family protein has protein sequence MKKFRKVVLYVLLAAALYVGGLLLFGTLTDWAPEGTEPAQVWNADRANPEIQDSVLTFLTWNVGYGGIGSEDFFFYNKGDFFWTDPGTVRMSKERVTANVGGQQMTVKNTLTDFFLLQEVDTAARRSHYINELDTVRSARDQYATAYASNFQSKRVPLPLLQPWDHYGYVVGGLATMSRYTPVESSRIQLPGEFPWPTKLFQLDRCALRQEFSVAGGKKVVTYNVHLSAYDKGGGIRLQQMNAIKQAVLADYEAGHYVVVGGDWNQLPPGFNWFSLNPTVERIEAPKTVAFDFMPAGWKYAYDPGTASVRESHEPYDSHRTRRSVIDFYLLSPNLRIAQVKGLEMGFQHSDHQPVYLEVELLK, from the coding sequence ATGAAGAAGTTCCGTAAGGTAGTTTTGTACGTCCTCCTCGCAGCAGCCCTGTACGTAGGTGGATTACTTCTGTTCGGTACCCTCACGGACTGGGCGCCGGAAGGAACCGAGCCGGCTCAAGTTTGGAACGCCGACCGGGCTAACCCCGAAATCCAGGACTCCGTACTCACCTTTCTGACGTGGAACGTCGGCTACGGAGGCATCGGTAGTGAGGATTTCTTCTTCTACAACAAGGGTGACTTTTTCTGGACGGACCCGGGCACGGTCCGGATGTCCAAAGAACGCGTCACGGCTAACGTCGGGGGGCAACAAATGACGGTCAAAAATACCCTCACCGACTTCTTCCTGTTGCAGGAAGTAGATACCGCCGCCCGCCGCAGCCACTACATTAATGAGTTGGACACGGTCCGCAGCGCGCGCGACCAGTACGCCACGGCCTACGCATCGAACTTCCAGAGCAAACGAGTGCCCCTGCCACTGTTGCAACCGTGGGACCATTATGGCTACGTCGTTGGTGGATTGGCCACCATGAGCCGGTATACGCCCGTTGAGTCCAGCCGCATCCAACTGCCGGGGGAATTCCCCTGGCCCACGAAACTGTTCCAACTGGATCGTTGCGCGCTGCGCCAGGAGTTCAGTGTGGCCGGTGGGAAAAAAGTGGTCACCTACAACGTCCACCTGTCGGCCTACGATAAGGGAGGAGGGATCCGGCTGCAACAAATGAATGCCATCAAGCAAGCGGTGCTAGCGGATTATGAAGCCGGCCACTACGTCGTCGTAGGGGGAGATTGGAACCAACTACCGCCAGGTTTCAACTGGTTCAGCCTGAACCCGACCGTTGAACGAATCGAAGCACCCAAAACGGTGGCCTTCGACTTCATGCCCGCTGGGTGGAAGTACGCCTACGACCCGGGGACGGCCAGCGTCCGGGAAAGCCACGAACCCTACGATAGCCACCGGACGCGCCGTTCGGTGATCGACTTTTACCTCTTGAGCCCCAACCTGCGGATCGCCCAGGTTAAAGGTCTCGAAATGGGTTTTCAGCACAGCGACCACCAACCCGTTTACCTGGAGGTGGAGTTGTTGAAATGA
- a CDS encoding AAA family ATPase encodes MRSGQEIKAPESTFKFKELKVYNSTEYLWENVKKYRQVFDRFETAYIYTELSLYNKAFDMADWSLKVDLKCFLVEDEGHTEICNLSIEKEVSKFDQLIFMREGWGNKRPGTFWKKGTYYWDAYVDGQKIGTKYFYVIESQSDALDENELEWLNVDAAQKYLELKTVRLYEGPYDDVLEADRVYLKEFSVKETRYIYVELTFRNLQSEDDWHLELFTRFQNEARELKGQIVRLQQIKKSQDEIVITAGWGAANPHLWWSDNYTANVVFLDKLIVSIPFVVDEDMAVPGYPAVFIPGEEHPKVLAPETAIEESFTDIMQRMDALTGLQAVKRQVREHAIYIRFLQLRQQRGFKMDQGIDVHAVFSGNPGTGKTTVARMIGQLYHHMGLLSKGHTVIADRVDLVGEYIGQTAPKTKEVIDKARGGVLFIDEAYGLARTNDDGKDFGREVIEILVKEMSSGNGDIAIIVAGYPAEMTRFLNSNAGLKSRFKHHYDFADFIPQELNAIADYAAEQQGITLNIEARARLQEVIVKAYRERDKTFGNARFVHDLIEKVKIQLALRLMQNEESNLDGYTPEELSSVILKDVESIDLLQKKERPAIPVNQQLLDEALAELDKLIGMENVKTQLRELVSLVSYYRRIGRDVLNTFHLHTVLIGNPGTGKTTVARILAKLYNALGILERGHIVETDRQGLVAGYVGQTAEKTAKKIEEAIGGVLFIDEAYSLTQKGTERGDFGGEAIQTLLKRMEDKRGEFFVCVAGYPDNMDTFLKANPGLDSRFDKVLRFEDYSPEELYEIGVSLFAEKEAYLDEAAGKHFAAYLRFLHKYRDSYFGNARTVRKLVGDILHRYDLRHAGSTETTDQPNILVELADVDHLKLDTKELSIQRKRIGF; translated from the coding sequence ATGCGTAGCGGACAGGAAATCAAGGCACCTGAAAGCACCTTTAAGTTTAAAGAACTGAAGGTGTATAACTCCACGGAATACTTGTGGGAGAACGTCAAGAAATACCGCCAGGTCTTCGACCGGTTCGAGACTGCCTACATCTACACGGAACTCAGCCTGTACAATAAGGCCTTCGACATGGCCGACTGGTCGCTCAAGGTGGACCTGAAGTGTTTCCTCGTGGAAGACGAGGGCCATACGGAGATCTGCAACCTCAGCATTGAGAAGGAGGTCAGCAAGTTTGACCAGCTCATCTTCATGCGGGAAGGTTGGGGCAATAAGCGCCCCGGCACTTTCTGGAAAAAGGGAACCTACTACTGGGACGCCTACGTGGACGGCCAGAAGATTGGTACCAAATACTTTTACGTCATCGAAAGCCAGTCCGACGCGCTCGACGAGAACGAGCTCGAGTGGCTCAACGTGGACGCCGCCCAAAAATATCTGGAGCTCAAAACCGTTCGTCTTTACGAAGGGCCCTATGATGATGTGCTGGAAGCGGACCGCGTCTACCTCAAGGAATTCTCCGTCAAGGAGACCCGCTACATCTACGTGGAACTGACCTTCCGCAACTTGCAGTCTGAAGACGACTGGCACCTTGAGTTATTTACCCGCTTCCAAAACGAGGCACGGGAGCTCAAAGGGCAAATCGTCCGCCTTCAGCAAATTAAGAAGAGCCAGGACGAGATCGTTATCACCGCCGGGTGGGGCGCCGCAAATCCCCATTTGTGGTGGTCGGACAATTACACAGCTAACGTGGTCTTCCTGGACAAACTCATTGTCAGCATTCCCTTCGTTGTGGATGAAGACATGGCCGTCCCCGGTTACCCAGCCGTATTTATTCCGGGCGAAGAGCACCCCAAAGTACTCGCCCCGGAGACCGCCATTGAAGAATCGTTCACCGACATCATGCAACGGATGGATGCCCTGACCGGCCTGCAGGCAGTCAAACGGCAAGTACGGGAGCACGCCATCTACATCCGCTTCCTCCAACTTCGCCAGCAGCGGGGCTTTAAGATGGATCAGGGCATCGACGTCCACGCCGTCTTCAGCGGAAACCCCGGTACCGGTAAGACCACCGTAGCACGGATGATCGGCCAGCTTTACCACCACATGGGTCTCCTCAGCAAGGGCCACACCGTGATTGCTGACCGGGTTGATCTCGTCGGGGAATACATTGGCCAGACAGCACCCAAGACTAAAGAGGTGATTGACAAGGCTCGTGGTGGCGTCCTTTTTATCGATGAAGCGTACGGTCTAGCGAGGACGAATGACGACGGGAAGGACTTTGGCCGCGAGGTCATCGAAATTTTGGTCAAAGAAATGTCCAGCGGTAACGGCGACATCGCCATCATCGTCGCCGGTTACCCCGCTGAGATGACGCGCTTCCTCAACAGCAACGCCGGTCTTAAATCCCGATTTAAGCACCACTACGACTTTGCGGACTTCATCCCACAAGAGCTCAACGCCATTGCGGATTATGCGGCCGAACAGCAAGGCATCACCCTCAACATCGAAGCCCGGGCCAGGCTCCAGGAAGTAATCGTTAAGGCGTACCGCGAGCGGGACAAAACCTTCGGCAACGCCCGCTTCGTCCACGACTTGATCGAAAAAGTCAAGATCCAGTTGGCCCTGCGCCTCATGCAAAACGAGGAAAGCAACCTCGATGGCTATACTCCGGAAGAGCTGAGTAGCGTCATTTTAAAGGATGTTGAGAGCATCGATCTTCTCCAGAAAAAAGAACGTCCGGCGATCCCCGTCAACCAGCAGTTACTCGATGAGGCGCTGGCGGAACTCGATAAGCTCATCGGGATGGAAAACGTCAAAACCCAACTGCGCGAACTCGTCAGCCTCGTCAGCTATTACCGCCGCATTGGTCGCGACGTCCTGAACACCTTCCACCTTCATACTGTCCTGATCGGTAACCCGGGGACTGGTAAGACCACCGTCGCCCGCATCCTCGCTAAATTGTACAACGCCCTGGGCATTCTGGAAAGGGGCCACATCGTGGAAACTGACCGACAGGGATTGGTCGCCGGCTACGTCGGCCAAACCGCAGAAAAAACGGCGAAAAAGATCGAAGAAGCCATCGGTGGCGTCCTGTTCATCGACGAAGCGTACAGCCTCACCCAGAAAGGCACCGAACGCGGAGATTTTGGCGGAGAAGCCATTCAAACCCTCCTTAAACGCATGGAGGATAAACGCGGCGAATTCTTCGTTTGCGTAGCGGGCTACCCCGATAACATGGATACCTTCCTGAAGGCTAACCCTGGTTTGGATAGTCGCTTCGACAAAGTGCTGCGCTTCGAGGATTATTCACCGGAAGAACTGTACGAGATTGGCGTCAGCCTATTTGCTGAAAAGGAGGCATACCTGGACGAAGCAGCCGGCAAGCATTTCGCGGCCTACCTACGCTTCCTCCATAAGTACCGCGATAGCTACTTTGGCAACGCTCGCACCGTCCGTAAACTGGTGGGGGACATTTTACACCGTTACGACTTACGCCACGCCGGTAGTACGGAGACTACCGATCAGCCCAATATCCTCGTAGAGTTGGCCGACGTTGACCACCTCAAACTGGATACAAAGGAGCTTTCTATCCAGCGTAAGCGCATCGGTTTCTAA